In the Arachis hypogaea cultivar Tifrunner chromosome 20, arahy.Tifrunner.gnm2.J5K5, whole genome shotgun sequence genome, TGGCCAATAATTTAGTTTGTTGCTTTGTTATGGCCTTATGGGTGTTATTGGTGAACAAGTACGTTGAAAATGTAGTAAAGCAGCATatgttttataaaataaattaaaaataagatactAAGAACATTAAGGAAAGAATGTCGTTTTCTCATTAAATGTACTCATTATTAGTTTTGTCGTTTTCATTGATAGGGagtaagaacaaaaaaaaaaaaccctctgATGTAATTCAAGCTTTTTATATGGTACAAGCTTTGTGTAGAATTGTTGTACTTACAGAAACCCAAATTGTTGGCCGTATCCCTTTAGTAGCAACAGTAAGCATAATTTTAAAATGAGGAGATCAAATCTTTAACTTATAATTACtcggaatttttttaaaaaattaacaatattttttatgttaaaattttttgtgtggtttaattattctgtttgtTGTTGTGATTTTATTaatcttttcaattaaatttttataaattaaatgtttatgattgaatttttatattacataaatattataaattaagttttttaagttattttttgttaaaaaatacaagtatcttttaaaattttatttttgtaattgatgTAAAATGCATTATGAAATATTCTAGTATTATGTATTCTTAGCTAAAAAACTAACTACTAAATGtgtaattacaaatttttatttaacataatTACAATCCAATCATAACTTTTTAAACtaatgaattttattaaaaatttaataaaattacaagaaccaataaaataattataattttattataattaatttattagtattcattaaatgaatatttgaaaaaataaaattaaataaatttataccaAAATAATGTttgttaaacataaaaaaaataaaattagataacaatttaataatcatatatataaagaactAGAGATGTTGAGATGGGGGAGGGGCCCACCCCATGATTCTGTCACTGGGTAGTACGTATCACTATTCACTAACTATACTTGTCGTGATGAAGTGCATGAAATTTTACTATAAATTTGCTAGTTGTGAACCCTGATGCATAGTGAGGGCTGATCTTCTTTGACTTTTGAAAATTTTGCAATGGAACCTTCAAGGATATGCCATGGATCTGCCCTCACTCAAGAAGCTAAGCTGTTTACGTATGTATCTCAAAGTATCCATTAGAACTTCATGAATTATAGTTATAATAGTAGATTCTAATTTATTTTCTCCATCCGCGTAGGAATCAACGTCTCAACTCCGAAAAGTTCGTGGTCTCTGCGAAGGTTGCATCAGCGCTTTTTTCTTCTGTTCAAGACCATCATGTTTTGAACTGCATGTTTGAGAATGCTGCTGGTGGGGCGGGCAGTTCCAATTTGCATGTACCCAACCAAGATCATGAGGTCCTCGATGGTAGTCCAGTCATAGTTGCTGCAGATACCGATGATGACAACCCTGCCGGGCAGGTAACGGCACCACCTGTTATGGGGAGAATGCTCTTCCATTCACCAACGCTAACACGTTATGGATAAGAACCTCCTAAGAGGTCGAGAGTTGGTTCAAGCAATAAGGCATCTCGTGTAAGATTGATTCGTTGTATGAATCATGGTTGTTACCTCCATGTTAACGCATGTAGCTTGtggtttatgtttttctttggTTTATGCAGAAAAATTGTAAGCCAATGTTTAAGGTGACGTTCAACATGGACTTCAGCCACGAAGAAACTCTGTTGTTTAATTACTTGTTTTTTGAGGGCCATCCGATGGAGTAtgtggattttttttaatttcctctTAATTTGTGTATGATTGTGTAAGTACGCCTGTTAACAAGTACAATGTACTGAACACAGAGACACTATGGTGAGAATGCGTGAATGTCGCGTCACTAGGCGTCACATAGAAACTCTAATTCCTGGACGTCTGATCGATGGAAGAGTTGTTGAAATGGTGGCCATGCGTAACACTTGCTCCATCCAACACTTGAATCATCCATACTTTTGGTGCCTTCCACCTCGTTTCGCTGTGAGTTGATCCTTCCCTGCTACTTTCTTCTGTGGGGTTTATTTTGGGTTTGTAGCCTTGAATTCTCATGCTAGGAGTATTCTTTTAGGAAGATGTTAGTAAGGGGTTGTTGGTGGATGAACTTATTGAAACGTATTTGCCATTCTGGGTTAAGCCAAGTCGATTTCTCAATCGAGTAAGTAATGACATTCTTATCTGTTACATTTGACAATGCtgttattgtatttttattagaaaaagttttaaaatccaATTGAATCTGGAATCAGATTTTCATCCCCGTCGAAgacatcttcttccattggtaTTGCATCGTGGTTGACTTTGCTGATAAAACAGTATACCACTTGGACTCGTATCCAGATCCAAACATGATTGCCGATAGGGAAAGTCTAATCCGCAACATGGTAGGCGAGCTTGTTAATCAATGGACATCATGGACATCCATCTTTCGCATTTTATACGGCTCATTGTGTGTTTTGTGTATATTTTCAGGTTGAAAGGCTCCACGACTTGATGACATATCCCGATTATGGTCCTCTTCGAGCATTTACACCAACAGACCTTCGTGAGTGTCCAATTAGGCGAGGGTAAGGGATCCTAAACTGCAACACAAGGTTATAGCTATAACTGTTTAACTGCAATTAAATTATTCAATCACATGTGACCATGCTAACTGAAACCCCACCGATTTGAGCGTATGCAGTTATAGTGCGGCAGCTTGGGTTATTTCATGGCTGGACCCAGAAGGAATGTTTAATGCGTTGGAAATCAGCGGAGTGGTAACACCTTGTCATTATACCGTGAAGCATAATTAACTGTTCCATCAATAACTGTTCCATTAGTAATTAAGTGTGCATAACGGTTTTTAGGTGTTCTTATAATAGAAACCATTATTAACTGTTCCATTAGTAATATAGTATGCATAATTGTTTTTAACTTACTTTTAATTGTCAAATTTATCGCAATGTGTAGCTGGATGATTCAACTCTAAGAGGCAGGACCACTGTTTCCCTGGCTGGTGGCCCTTTTAATGCCACTGGAAGCCTAGTTAAAATGTGGGCTAAGCAGTGGCAGAGGCTTGGCATCTCGAGGAAGTAACTGTCGTGGCATCTAAGCATTATCTCCCTCTAATGGCATCATTAGAATTGTGTTTAGCTTAGTCTATGTAGGGTTTATTTTAAAGTTGTTTGTTTGTGTCTCATGGTAGCTTATACGCTCATGAGAATAATAACGTAAATTGGGTACGTACTGCATAGTATGGCCTATCCTTCACAAGTGCTATGTTCATTGTGTTGTGTTGCTATGTGTGATTAACTAGTCATTGAGGGTAGGGTCGGACTTATGCTATGAGAAAGTGTTGTGTGTTCACTTTATTTGTTAATAAGATTCATCGTTTATGAAAAAAATCAGTGCATTTGCTATATTTAAGCTTAAAACGTTATTAGGATAACAAGGAAAAATGTTAAATAGTCGTCACTTAACTAGCTTgccaaaatttaatttcttttggatTGAATCCACAATACAAAATGAACTATCCTTGATTAGTGATAGGCTGATTAGTGCAATATATATACAGAATTATCATCTCCTATGCCCAATTTTCTTCGTGACACTCCTTATGCATGTGTATAACATCAGATTTAGAAAAACAGATCCGTCATTTAGGGAGACTATGGTGATACCGATGACCTCATTTTTTATTGATGTAAGATAATAATTGAGAACATGC is a window encoding:
- the LOC112784529 gene encoding uncharacterized protein — its product is MFKVTFNMDFSHEETLLFNYLFFEGHPMEDTMVRMRECRVTRRHIETLIPGRLIDGRVVEMVAMRNTCSIQHLNHPYFWCLPPRFAEDVSKGLLVDELIETYLPFWVKPSRFLNRIFIPVEDIFFHWYCIVVDFADKTVYHLDSYPDPNMIADRESLIRNMVERLHDLMTYPDYGPLRAFTPTDLRECPIRRGYSAAAWVISWLDPEGMFNALEISGVLDDSTLRGRTTVSLAGGPFNATGSLVKMWAKQWQRLGISRK